A single genomic interval of Streptomyces sp. BA2 harbors:
- a CDS encoding helix-turn-helix domain-containing protein, translating to MERTNPGDPKHFARWLRNQLDRRGYDLRPRGGGQTKFAQDSGIGRATISRILAGNGATDTGVLATLAATLEVPLSEVLVIAGILDADELHAVRNPDRSAGHLTPEEAADELGIEDPQSRALFISMTQTLQRTPDPQNGGDRAAER from the coding sequence ATGGAACGAACGAACCCAGGCGACCCCAAGCACTTCGCCCGCTGGCTCAGAAACCAACTAGATCGCCGCGGGTACGACCTACGACCTAGGGGCGGCGGACAGACCAAGTTCGCCCAAGACTCAGGCATCGGTCGCGCCACGATCAGCCGCATCCTGGCTGGCAACGGCGCCACCGACACCGGCGTACTCGCCACGCTCGCCGCGACCCTGGAAGTACCCCTCAGCGAGGTACTGGTCATCGCCGGAATCCTCGACGCGGACGAACTTCACGCCGTCCGCAACCCCGACCGCAGCGCCGGCCACCTCACACCCGAGGAGGCCGCCGACGAACTCGGTATCGAAGACCCCCAATCAAGGGCCCTCTTCATCTCTATGACACAGACCCTGCAACGCACCCCGGACCCCCAAAACGGAGGTGACCGCGCAGCAGAGCGCTAA
- a CDS encoding recombinase family protein, with the protein MTRAQTLETPQAPPGIREPWVGYIRVSTYYEDKISPDIQRAAINAWADRTNRRIVKWIEDLDISGRTFKRKIMNGIKTVEEREARGIAVWRYSRFGRSRHGNAVNLARLEQVGGRLESATESTDTSTAFGRLQMGMAFKFAEFESDRIGEVWAETREHRRAHGLPATGGQRWGYKWHRRVLDEKGVLHPEWYEPAEDLGLIALDLYERAADGQPMNSLTKWLGRNGYTGTRGKPWNQTGLTRYMDSGFPAGWLRYHPDDCDCPPADPEGNVHRAALCKKKVYMPGSHELIVKEDVWEEYQRRRKLASNKPATNRAPAYPTSGLVVCGRCGGATVAGGGSTYGAGKVLIRKNGYVFRCSAHKDNATCDGVYILRAVVEDKVLERLAEWADEIEAEAAKLADQEAANPKKTKEDPTTPAARLEAARKRLHDRLAEIETELDRQTSLVSRGIIPEDSYTRERDRLTTEQNSVTEELAALDASTDQTEVTKADYLPVIRGLVDRWKITPVDTRRALLRTLLRGVWAYPKMKDANGDVIVPYAVPVAVWEEPPATIGRRAAA; encoded by the coding sequence GTGACGAGAGCGCAAACGTTAGAAACCCCCCAAGCCCCACCAGGCATACGCGAGCCATGGGTCGGTTACATCCGAGTCAGCACCTACTACGAGGACAAGATCAGCCCTGACATTCAGCGCGCGGCCATCAACGCATGGGCCGACCGCACCAACCGCCGCATCGTCAAGTGGATCGAAGACCTCGACATATCCGGCCGCACGTTCAAGCGCAAGATCATGAACGGCATCAAGACCGTTGAGGAGAGGGAAGCGCGCGGCATCGCCGTCTGGCGATACAGCCGCTTCGGGCGCTCCCGCCACGGCAACGCCGTGAACCTCGCACGGCTCGAACAGGTCGGCGGACGACTGGAGTCGGCGACAGAATCCACCGACACCAGCACCGCATTCGGGCGCCTGCAAATGGGGATGGCGTTCAAGTTCGCCGAGTTCGAGAGCGACCGTATCGGCGAAGTCTGGGCCGAGACCCGCGAACACCGCCGGGCACACGGCCTACCGGCCACCGGCGGGCAGCGATGGGGCTACAAGTGGCACCGCCGCGTCCTCGACGAGAAAGGCGTACTGCACCCCGAGTGGTACGAACCGGCCGAAGACCTCGGCCTGATCGCACTCGACCTCTACGAACGCGCCGCCGACGGCCAGCCCATGAACTCACTGACCAAGTGGCTAGGACGCAACGGCTACACCGGCACCCGCGGAAAGCCATGGAACCAAACCGGACTCACCCGCTACATGGACTCCGGATTCCCCGCGGGATGGCTGCGCTACCACCCCGACGATTGCGACTGCCCACCCGCAGACCCCGAGGGCAACGTGCACCGCGCCGCCCTGTGCAAGAAGAAGGTTTACATGCCGGGGTCGCACGAACTGATCGTCAAGGAAGACGTATGGGAGGAGTACCAGCGCAGACGCAAGCTCGCCAGCAACAAGCCAGCCACCAACCGGGCACCGGCCTACCCCACATCAGGGCTGGTCGTCTGCGGTCGCTGCGGCGGCGCGACAGTGGCCGGGGGAGGCTCCACGTACGGCGCGGGCAAGGTGCTCATCCGGAAGAACGGATACGTCTTCCGATGCAGCGCGCACAAGGACAACGCCACCTGTGACGGCGTCTACATCCTCCGCGCCGTCGTAGAAGACAAAGTGCTCGAACGCCTCGCAGAGTGGGCCGACGAGATCGAGGCCGAGGCCGCCAAGCTCGCGGACCAGGAGGCAGCCAACCCCAAGAAAACCAAGGAGGACCCGACCACACCAGCCGCACGACTTGAGGCGGCGCGCAAGCGACTGCACGACCGGCTCGCCGAGATCGAGACCGAACTCGACAGGCAAACGAGCCTGGTCTCACGGGGCATCATCCCCGAGGACAGTTACACCCGTGAGCGCGACCGGCTCACGACGGAACAGAACTCCGTCACCGAGGAGCTAGCCGCGCTCGACGCGAGCACGGATCAGACCGAGGTCACCAAGGCCGACTATCTGCCGGTGATTCGCGGCCTGGTCGACCGCTGGAAGATCACGCCGGTAGACACTCGGCGGGCCCTCCTGCGCACGCTGCTGCGTGGAGTATGGGCGTACCCGAAGATGAAGGACGCGAACGGCGACGTCATCGTGCCGTACGCCGTCCCCGTGGCCGTGTGGGAAGAACCACCGGCCACGATCGGGCGCCGCGCTGCGGCATAA